Proteins encoded in a region of the Candidatus Moanabacter tarae genome:
- the bfrA_1 gene encoding Beta-fructosidase, translated as MIYKSKVPFYTFPTTLEEQEAALTTNPLMKRLIESRKSYADDVLRPIYHYVNPEAMLNDPNGLCYWQDRWHLFYQAYPPEDTRQHWGHAVSNDLIHWRDLPYCIYPNPEDKCFSGATLVEDQRVIAHYHGVAAGNMVAVSSDPLLLNWEKIGNKAVIPLEMPEGVNWPPRIFDPCIWKKDGTYFSLSAGTKPEGPAGKPIRANFLLKSNDLKHWEYLHPFVENDQYSLIGDDGACPYFWPIGNKHMLLFFSHMSGGQYLLGDYDKKRDKFVVTHGAKFNFGPYGPSGVHAPSATPDGEDIIVIFNMNPGKPTLGWNQIMTLPRRLSLTGKDQISIEPAGDIESLRRDHLHFDSMIIPANQETLLEGVSGNTIELIAEIDPMQAPMVELNVLRSLDREEYTRISFFKNRGYRDQVQKTGTVASVISLDTSYSSTASDVNSRTPETAQLQFGDDEILQLRVFVDRSVVEVFVNNRQCISARVYPEREDSLGVSIHSRGQDCKLRSLDVWQMENIYE; from the coding sequence ATGATATACAAATCGAAAGTACCATTCTACACGTTCCCTACAACCCTTGAAGAGCAGGAGGCGGCACTCACAACCAACCCGCTGATGAAACGCCTTATCGAATCACGAAAATCTTACGCCGACGACGTCCTTCGTCCCATCTATCACTACGTCAACCCAGAGGCCATGCTTAATGACCCTAACGGTCTTTGTTACTGGCAAGATCGTTGGCATCTTTTCTACCAAGCCTATCCCCCAGAAGATACCCGCCAACATTGGGGTCACGCCGTCAGCAACGACTTAATTCACTGGAGAGACTTACCATATTGTATTTATCCTAATCCTGAAGACAAATGTTTTTCCGGTGCCACCCTCGTCGAAGACCAACGCGTCATCGCCCATTATCACGGAGTTGCTGCCGGGAACATGGTGGCAGTTTCAAGCGATCCACTCCTCCTTAATTGGGAGAAGATCGGAAACAAAGCTGTCATCCCTCTTGAAATGCCTGAAGGGGTTAATTGGCCTCCTCGTATCTTCGACCCATGTATCTGGAAAAAGGACGGGACCTATTTTTCCCTATCAGCTGGAACTAAACCAGAAGGCCCAGCAGGCAAACCGATTAGGGCAAATTTTCTTCTAAAGTCCAATGATCTAAAACATTGGGAATACCTTCACCCTTTCGTCGAAAATGATCAATATTCTCTAATCGGTGACGATGGCGCCTGTCCCTATTTCTGGCCTATTGGAAACAAACATATGCTCTTGTTTTTCAGTCATATGAGCGGAGGACAATATCTCCTCGGAGACTATGACAAAAAAAGAGATAAATTTGTGGTTACCCACGGTGCAAAATTCAACTTTGGCCCCTACGGGCCAAGTGGCGTACATGCCCCTTCTGCAACTCCAGACGGAGAGGATATAATCGTCATTTTCAATATGAATCCAGGAAAACCTACCTTGGGTTGGAACCAAATCATGACTCTACCCCGTCGGTTAAGCCTTACAGGTAAAGACCAAATATCGATTGAACCGGCTGGAGACATAGAGTCACTCCGCAGAGACCATTTACATTTCGATTCCATGATAATTCCTGCTAATCAAGAAACACTTCTTGAAGGCGTCAGCGGAAACACCATCGAACTAATTGCCGAGATCGACCCAATGCAGGCGCCCATGGTTGAACTTAACGTCCTACGCTCCCTAGATCGTGAAGAGTATACACGAATCTCTTTTTTTAAAAATCGAGGGTACCGGGATCAGGTTCAAAAAACTGGCACGGTTGCTAGCGTCATTTCGCTCGATACATCCTATTCTTCGACTGCCTCCGACGTAAACTCCCGCACTCCCGAAACAGCACAATTACAATTTGGGGATGACGAGATTCTACAGCTGCGCGTCTTCGTCGATCGAAGCGTCGTCGAAGTATTCGTCAACAACAGACAGTGCATTTCAGCCCGCGTCTACCCGGAACGGGAGGATAGTCTGGGCGTATCCATACATTCTCGAGGACAGGATTGCAAACTGAGATCTCTAGACGTCTGGCAAATGGAGAATATCTACGAGTAG
- a CDS encoding D-arabitol-phosphate dehydrogenase, whose translation MKIAAIIGEREAELVEMPDPVPVGEFVLIKIHRVPMCTEYKGYLKGNKNDNLGHEAVGEVVDMAQPGNVAIGDRVVLQCGSGCGQCALCYSGEHIHCLNWSWPGIQNPRFAQYALQKDWLCSKIPDDISYDHAGLALCGLGPSLGAMNQIGVEATDIVLITGLGPVGLGGVINASHRGARVIAVESLPYRANLGKELGAEEVFDPSDLDILKKIKELTGGEGVDKALDFSGAAQAQRLMLDATKRRGEVAFVGEGGEVPLVVSSDMIRKGLVLRGNWHYNISDFPQLVRVIQTSKGKLDRLITHHFPMSEVRDAFELQSTGECGKVLLDPWA comes from the coding sequence ATGAAAATAGCAGCTATTATCGGTGAAAGGGAAGCTGAGCTTGTGGAGATGCCAGACCCTGTTCCGGTCGGTGAATTCGTGCTTATAAAGATACACAGAGTTCCGATGTGTACAGAGTACAAGGGCTACCTGAAAGGGAATAAAAATGACAACTTGGGCCATGAAGCTGTAGGTGAGGTTGTTGATATGGCTCAGCCAGGAAATGTTGCGATTGGCGATCGCGTGGTGTTGCAGTGCGGTAGTGGATGTGGCCAATGTGCCCTATGTTATTCCGGAGAACACATCCATTGCCTGAATTGGAGTTGGCCGGGAATCCAAAATCCTAGGTTTGCTCAATATGCCCTGCAGAAGGACTGGCTCTGCTCAAAAATTCCTGACGATATAAGCTACGATCACGCAGGTTTGGCACTCTGCGGATTGGGTCCGAGCTTGGGAGCCATGAATCAGATAGGTGTAGAGGCAACGGACATTGTTCTTATTACTGGATTAGGTCCGGTTGGTTTAGGAGGGGTGATCAATGCTAGCCATCGGGGAGCCCGTGTAATTGCGGTCGAAAGTTTGCCCTACCGAGCGAATCTTGGAAAAGAGCTCGGTGCCGAAGAGGTTTTCGATCCGAGTGACTTAGACATACTTAAGAAAATCAAGGAGTTGACTGGGGGAGAAGGGGTAGATAAGGCGCTAGATTTCTCAGGTGCCGCTCAAGCACAGCGGCTCATGCTGGATGCCACAAAAAGAAGAGGAGAAGTGGCTTTTGTCGGGGAAGGTGGTGAGGTTCCTCTTGTTGTGAGTTCAGACATGATCCGAAAAGGATTGGTGTTGCGAGGGAACTGGCACTACAACATTTCGGACTTCCCGCAACTCGTCCGTGTTATTCAGACTTCGAAAGGGAAGTTGGACCGTCTCATTACCCACCATTTTCCTATGAGCGAAGTGAGAGATGCTTTTGAATTACAAAGCACGGGAGAGTGTGGGAAGGTCTTGTTGGATCCCTGGGCTTGA
- the sir gene encoding Sulfite reductase [ferredoxin], translating to MKTSSSQWKDKLQNKLPEQLDREINIFETEIDLRKQGKIEEKLFAETRLRRGAYGQRYDNGRRHDGMKTQALAYQEKESKGPNTVWDAPGMLRIKIPYGGMSPEKLELMADVAEEYSLGLAHVTTRQDFQLHYIQIEDTPSLMRRLASVGITTREACGNSVRNVTACPYTGVCCDEAFDVTPYAQALSRFLLGHPDAQDFGRKFKPAFSGCKEQACGLVMMHDLGCIAVTREVDGKTKRGFEFYVGGGLGAVPHQAKLLDDFLPPEELMPMAQAIARVYARLGEKKNRNRARIKFLIKDIGVEEFKRLVQEEREKLPYDERWTSYIEEEMKNQEEPKRSGGEEIESNGSDEFRRWLKTNVRPQRQAGYVTVTVALPLGDITSLQLRDLADIVRRFTRGTIRTTVEQNAVLRWISKTDLNELYNALVEANLGESGACNLYDVTACPGTDTCKLGISSSRGLAAELRNRLEHKYYNMDEAIQSLHIKISGCFNSCGQHHVADLGFYGVSRSNKGFKVPGFQVVLGGQWEENAGSFGLPIMAIPSKNVPEVVDRITNRYVMEREKGEKFKTFIDRIGKVEVKKMLQDLANVPDHEVDSSKYADWGDPREYSLLDRSEGECAGEVVPLVEFGLAAAERGVFEAQIALEEGNAQGAAKNAYRAMIDAAKALIKTEFLDVSDNDEQVVSEFRRRFFDTQKFFDPYAGGKFAQYLFDAHGRNGRTYDVEAAHHMIEEAQLFVEAAHSCYHRMRTDESVAGAVKG from the coding sequence ATGAAAACAAGTAGTTCACAATGGAAGGATAAGCTCCAGAACAAGTTGCCTGAGCAACTTGATCGCGAAATCAATATCTTTGAAACAGAGATTGATCTAAGGAAACAGGGGAAGATCGAAGAGAAGCTTTTTGCAGAAACTCGGTTGCGTCGTGGTGCCTACGGGCAGCGCTACGATAATGGTCGCCGTCATGATGGAATGAAGACCCAGGCTTTAGCCTACCAAGAGAAGGAGTCCAAGGGTCCCAATACGGTTTGGGATGCTCCAGGGATGCTTCGGATCAAAATCCCCTACGGGGGTATGTCCCCGGAAAAGTTGGAGTTGATGGCGGATGTGGCGGAAGAGTATTCCTTAGGTCTCGCCCATGTCACTACTCGGCAGGACTTTCAGCTTCACTATATTCAGATCGAAGATACGCCTTCATTGATGCGCCGGCTAGCTTCAGTTGGAATAACAACAAGGGAGGCTTGCGGGAATTCGGTGCGCAATGTGACAGCTTGCCCCTATACTGGGGTCTGTTGTGACGAAGCCTTTGATGTGACTCCTTACGCCCAAGCTCTTTCCCGTTTCCTGTTGGGCCATCCTGACGCCCAGGATTTTGGGCGCAAATTTAAGCCTGCTTTTAGCGGATGTAAGGAACAGGCATGTGGTTTGGTTATGATGCATGATTTGGGCTGCATTGCAGTGACACGGGAAGTTGACGGAAAAACAAAGCGCGGCTTCGAGTTTTATGTAGGGGGAGGACTGGGCGCTGTTCCCCACCAGGCCAAGCTGCTAGACGATTTTCTTCCTCCAGAAGAACTGATGCCTATGGCACAGGCTATCGCTAGGGTCTACGCCCGGCTGGGGGAAAAAAAGAATCGAAATCGTGCCCGCATCAAGTTCCTTATCAAAGATATCGGGGTTGAAGAGTTCAAACGGCTGGTTCAGGAAGAACGGGAAAAGTTACCTTATGACGAACGTTGGACCTCTTATATCGAGGAGGAGATGAAGAACCAGGAAGAGCCGAAACGGTCCGGAGGCGAGGAAATTGAAAGTAACGGTAGTGATGAATTCCGACGTTGGTTGAAAACGAATGTCCGGCCTCAACGACAGGCTGGGTATGTCACTGTGACCGTGGCCCTTCCATTGGGAGACATTACCTCTCTCCAACTTCGTGATTTGGCCGATATTGTGAGGCGTTTTACTCGCGGCACAATTCGAACAACTGTAGAGCAAAACGCGGTGCTGCGGTGGATAAGTAAGACAGATCTAAACGAACTGTACAACGCACTTGTAGAGGCTAATTTGGGTGAGTCCGGGGCTTGCAACCTTTATGATGTAACTGCTTGCCCGGGAACGGATACCTGCAAGTTGGGTATTTCCTCATCGCGAGGGTTGGCTGCTGAATTGCGTAATCGTCTCGAGCATAAATACTACAATATGGATGAGGCAATTCAGAGTCTTCATATCAAGATCAGCGGTTGTTTCAACAGCTGTGGGCAACATCATGTTGCGGACCTCGGATTTTATGGTGTGAGTCGAAGCAACAAGGGGTTCAAAGTTCCAGGATTCCAAGTTGTTTTGGGTGGGCAGTGGGAAGAGAATGCTGGATCCTTCGGGCTTCCTATCATGGCTATCCCCTCTAAGAACGTTCCTGAAGTGGTAGACCGTATTACGAATCGCTATGTAATGGAGCGAGAAAAGGGTGAAAAATTCAAAACTTTTATTGATCGTATTGGTAAGGTTGAGGTGAAAAAAATGCTACAGGATCTGGCAAATGTGCCGGATCACGAGGTGGACTCGTCTAAGTACGCAGATTGGGGCGATCCGAGAGAATACAGTTTGCTGGACCGTTCCGAAGGTGAGTGTGCTGGTGAGGTCGTACCGCTAGTAGAGTTTGGCCTGGCAGCTGCAGAAAGAGGGGTATTCGAAGCACAAATCGCACTTGAGGAGGGCAATGCTCAGGGCGCTGCCAAGAATGCCTACAGAGCTATGATTGATGCTGCTAAGGCCCTGATTAAAACTGAGTTTCTTGATGTTTCGGATAATGACGAACAGGTAGTATCGGAATTTCGGCGCCGTTTCTTCGATACTCAGAAGTTCTTTGATCCCTATGCAGGAGGAAAATTTGCTCAGTATCTATTCGATGCTCACGGTAGAAATGGCCGGACCTATGATGTTGAAGCCGCTCATCACATGATCGAGGAAGCCCAACTTTTTGTGGAGGCAGCACACAGTTGTTACCATAGGATGCGGACGGATGAGTCAGTAGCAGGAGCGGTGAAAGGCTAA
- the sumT gene encoding Uroporphyrinogen-III C-methyltransferase produces MKGKVYIVGAGPGDPELITLKGVCALEKADVVLYDRLIDPTLLQHAPDAEHIYVGKISRQTPFNEQERIESLMVSYARIGKTVVRLKGGDPFVFGRGGEEALTLLSEDIPFQIIPGISASYAAPGNAGIPLTHRGIASSFSVFSGHHAQDSTGDVDWDIAAGVQTAVFLMGAHRLKKIVSSLINHGRSPSTPAAVIGSATTENEKVRTGTLATIAERAKDIPPPATLIVGDVVSIGTTLSSNNVSLARLIRKLHSETA; encoded by the coding sequence GTGAAAGGCAAAGTTTACATAGTAGGAGCCGGACCTGGAGATCCAGAATTGATTACCCTTAAGGGTGTCTGCGCCCTAGAAAAGGCCGATGTTGTACTCTATGATCGGTTGATTGATCCAACTCTTTTGCAGCATGCCCCAGACGCCGAACATATCTATGTGGGCAAGATAAGCCGGCAAACGCCATTTAACGAGCAGGAGCGTATCGAAAGTTTGATGGTCTCCTACGCTCGCATTGGCAAAACCGTGGTCCGCCTCAAAGGAGGCGACCCATTCGTCTTTGGACGGGGTGGTGAAGAGGCTCTCACCCTCCTTTCGGAAGATATACCATTCCAAATCATACCAGGTATAAGCGCCTCCTACGCTGCTCCGGGAAATGCTGGAATTCCCCTCACTCATCGGGGAATTGCCTCCTCTTTCTCAGTTTTCTCTGGCCATCACGCACAAGATTCTACCGGTGACGTTGACTGGGATATAGCTGCTGGCGTCCAGACCGCTGTCTTCTTAATGGGAGCGCATCGGCTTAAAAAGATCGTCTCATCTCTAATTAACCACGGTCGATCCCCTTCCACTCCAGCTGCGGTCATTGGAAGTGCAACTACCGAAAATGAGAAAGTACGCACCGGGACCCTTGCCACCATAGCAGAACGTGCCAAGGATATCCCTCCCCCTGCCACCCTGATTGTGGGTGACGTTGTCAGCATCGGGACGACCCTTTCCAGTAATAATGTTTCGCTTGCCCGTCTTATTCGCAAACTCCACAGCGAAACCGCTTAA
- the cysG gene encoding Siroheme synthase — MTEKRHFPIYLNLEGKQCIVIGGGDTAFSKIESLLNTGAEIIVVAPEANSRIQSLAMESKVLWIRKGFEATDANDAFLVVSTLEDQQENQEIFDLLNSLNKLVNVHDDAPRCNFIYPAVAKSGPIQVAVSTEGKSPAMAQRIRNRIKKEILTDGIGNLVDFIGSRRNIVQNSITSFQKRVQFWRELLDSNFPKVLTTNKFKASQQFDSHLSKYRNHKSPDAPSKTKF; from the coding sequence GTGACCGAAAAGAGACATTTCCCTATCTACCTAAACCTGGAAGGCAAGCAGTGTATCGTCATTGGGGGAGGAGACACGGCATTTAGTAAAATAGAATCGCTGCTAAACACCGGAGCTGAAATCATAGTCGTTGCTCCTGAAGCTAACTCCCGTATTCAATCATTGGCTATGGAATCAAAAGTTCTTTGGATTCGAAAAGGTTTTGAAGCTACCGATGCAAATGATGCCTTCCTTGTCGTTTCGACCCTCGAAGATCAACAAGAGAATCAGGAAATCTTCGACCTTCTAAATTCTTTGAACAAACTCGTTAACGTCCACGATGACGCACCCCGCTGCAATTTTATTTACCCGGCCGTAGCAAAATCTGGACCAATCCAGGTCGCGGTGTCAACGGAAGGGAAAAGCCCAGCTATGGCACAACGTATCCGAAATCGCATTAAAAAAGAAATTCTGACCGATGGAATAGGAAACCTAGTAGACTTCATTGGCTCACGACGAAATATAGTTCAGAATTCAATCACCTCCTTCCAAAAACGCGTCCAATTTTGGAGAGAGCTCCTTGATTCTAATTTTCCCAAAGTATTGACTACTAACAAATTCAAAGCTAGCCAACAGTTTGATTCCCATCTTAGTAAATACCGTAATCATAAATCGCCCGATGCACCAAGTAAGACGAAATTTTAG
- the yitJ_1 gene encoding Bifunctional homocysteine S-methyltransferase/5,10-methylenetetrahydrofolate reductase, with translation MNRDLRARLKEAKPLVYDGGFGSQLFARGIELTNSTLANDLHPNTVEDIHGDYIRAGADAIGTNTFVASELHLKMAGKEVKDVNQLVKRAVAHAKTAVENSGREVFIAGSVGPSPGAIEADVGCNEFGIPDDDVRSAHERVINALAEEGVDFLNIETMFSATEAVMIVDIARHTGLPLAVNLTYKYTGNRAKDGFIYRTDWGHSAEDLVKILAGENNLDTGNLLEFIQILGLNCGAESRRKEHTGMPYAVNGIRQLHEAIEGQGVKGKRLMAYPNAGLPYLDEEQRTCYSQTPEEMATNIGELINAGASVIGGCCGTGPDHIRAFREAVDSFEGRVHHT, from the coding sequence ATGAATAGAGATCTACGTGCTAGACTTAAAGAGGCAAAGCCTTTGGTTTACGATGGGGGTTTTGGGTCGCAATTATTCGCTAGGGGAATTGAGCTTACCAATAGTACATTAGCCAATGATCTTCACCCGAATACGGTTGAGGACATCCATGGCGATTACATCAGAGCAGGAGCTGATGCCATTGGAACAAACACATTCGTTGCTTCTGAACTCCATCTGAAGATGGCAGGAAAGGAAGTGAAGGATGTTAACCAATTAGTGAAAAGAGCAGTGGCACATGCTAAGACGGCTGTCGAGAACAGTGGTAGGGAGGTATTCATTGCAGGTTCGGTAGGTCCTTCACCCGGTGCGATCGAAGCTGATGTGGGTTGTAATGAATTCGGAATACCCGATGATGATGTCCGGTCTGCGCATGAGCGGGTCATAAATGCGCTAGCCGAGGAGGGAGTTGATTTTTTGAATATTGAAACGATGTTCTCAGCGACAGAGGCGGTCATGATTGTCGATATCGCCCGCCACACGGGGCTTCCACTTGCGGTGAATCTAACCTATAAGTACACTGGGAATCGTGCAAAGGATGGATTCATCTATCGCACAGATTGGGGCCATTCAGCGGAAGATCTTGTGAAGATTCTAGCGGGAGAAAACAATCTGGATACGGGTAACCTGCTTGAATTCATTCAAATTTTGGGCTTGAATTGCGGTGCTGAATCAAGGCGAAAAGAACATACGGGCATGCCTTATGCGGTCAATGGCATACGGCAATTACACGAGGCTATAGAAGGACAAGGGGTGAAAGGGAAACGGCTGATGGCATATCCGAATGCCGGACTTCCCTACCTTGATGAGGAACAGCGCACCTGTTATTCGCAAACGCCAGAGGAAATGGCTACCAACATCGGAGAACTCATAAATGCCGGTGCTTCTGTTATTGGAGGATGCTGTGGCACTGGGCCAGATCACATCCGGGCTTTCCGTGAGGCAGTTGATTCCTTCGAAGGACGGGTACACCACACTTAA
- the rgtE gene encoding Dodecaprenyl-phosphate galacturonate synthase produces the protein MRVSIVIPLHNEADNVAQLVSEIATLSLKSQFEIILVNDASFDETALVLSEMKLKIPHLKVISHSKKYGQSAAIATGVRYSQGELIATLDGDGQNDPADIPKLISVLENNQEFSMVAGYRRERHDSWWKISSSKIANLVRGFILRDNTPDAGCGLKVFYKTTFLALPFFDHMHRFLPALVQMQGGKVTSVEVSHRTRAHGRSNYGTWDRLWVGIIDLMGVRWLRLRSRKILIEEDFDE, from the coding sequence ATGCGCGTTTCGATTGTCATACCATTGCACAATGAAGCTGACAATGTTGCTCAACTCGTGAGCGAGATTGCGACGCTTTCCCTGAAGAGCCAGTTTGAAATTATCTTAGTGAACGACGCAAGTTTCGATGAGACAGCCCTAGTTCTTTCTGAGATGAAGTTGAAAATTCCCCATCTGAAGGTTATATCGCACAGTAAGAAATATGGTCAAAGCGCAGCAATTGCAACCGGAGTTAGGTATTCCCAAGGCGAATTAATTGCAACGCTGGATGGAGACGGCCAGAATGATCCAGCGGATATTCCAAAGTTGATTTCAGTTCTTGAAAACAACCAGGAATTTTCGATGGTAGCAGGTTATCGAAGAGAACGCCATGATTCATGGTGGAAAATTTCTTCCTCTAAAATAGCTAATTTGGTTCGAGGTTTTATTTTGAGGGACAATACTCCGGATGCCGGTTGCGGGTTGAAAGTTTTCTACAAGACTACGTTTCTGGCGCTCCCTTTTTTCGACCATATGCACCGCTTTTTGCCAGCCCTAGTACAGATGCAAGGGGGGAAAGTTACTTCTGTGGAAGTGAGTCATCGAACAAGGGCACACGGCCGATCGAACTATGGAACATGGGACAGGCTTTGGGTAGGAATTATTGATCTGATGGGTGTAAGATGGCTTAGATTGCGATCCAGGAAAATTTTAATTGAGGAGGACTTCGATGAATGA
- the arnT gene encoding Undecaprenyl phosphate-alpha-4-amino-4-deoxy-L-arabinose arabinosyl transferase, protein MLSISTRIGIREIGISYLIVLIVGAVYVFTVPYLVIDETRYLTVAWEMHLNHSFLVPTLNNEFYSHKPPLFFWLINLNWFMLGINEKTLRFIPLLFSLFNLLMTYRIGLKLWGDVRTAAFSTLILSSMFVYLLWSPLIMFDILLTFWVLLGVYGFLVGAEDKKQRVSWLLVGLSIAGGLLTKGPVILVHVLPLGIMYFIWVSKEKALGWRWYLGLGLAVLIGVGTAMIWVVPATIAGGEEYEKAILWSQTADRMVSSMAHQRPIWWYIPMLPVLIFPWILVGHPWIVKSDIKLKWNYRFLAVWIGFSIGLFSLISGKQLYYLVPTLPAFSLLIGRGISRLPRELRGFWTFHRRIGAIYVGLGCTLSVLAGSVWIQEKMIPSSLVATLGIGLIVLGSVLFIFRSKTVDGSIRGIAIFSVIVFIVFLVAVHPLFASRYDVRNVARILKEKQEAGYAIVNSLKYFGQFHFLGRLEKPLVVITDIESIGKYINNNEKVLIISYEERDKNFDQINVLYNQLYRGGRLIIWNEKGVQDFIEGRLR, encoded by the coding sequence GTGCTTTCGATTTCTACAAGAATAGGGATTAGGGAAATAGGGATCTCCTACCTTATCGTATTGATAGTGGGAGCGGTGTACGTTTTTACGGTACCTTATCTAGTGATCGACGAGACGCGTTATCTCACGGTGGCCTGGGAGATGCATTTGAATCATTCTTTTTTGGTGCCAACGCTGAATAACGAATTCTACTCTCATAAGCCTCCTTTGTTTTTTTGGTTGATAAACCTGAATTGGTTTATGCTTGGGATAAATGAGAAAACATTACGTTTCATCCCCTTGCTCTTCAGTCTATTTAATTTGCTGATGACTTACCGAATAGGGTTGAAGCTATGGGGGGATGTAAGGACTGCTGCATTTTCAACATTAATCCTGTCGTCAATGTTTGTCTACCTCCTTTGGTCTCCCTTGATTATGTTTGATATTCTTCTCACCTTCTGGGTTCTTCTGGGAGTCTATGGGTTTTTGGTAGGAGCCGAAGATAAGAAACAGAGAGTATCTTGGTTACTAGTCGGGTTATCAATTGCGGGAGGATTATTGACGAAAGGGCCCGTAATACTCGTACATGTCCTTCCTCTGGGCATCATGTACTTTATTTGGGTTTCCAAAGAAAAGGCGCTTGGCTGGAGGTGGTACTTGGGGCTTGGCTTAGCCGTGTTAATAGGGGTTGGTACGGCCATGATTTGGGTAGTTCCAGCAACAATTGCTGGTGGTGAAGAATATGAAAAGGCCATCTTATGGAGCCAGACAGCAGATCGAATGGTTTCCTCCATGGCTCACCAAAGGCCTATCTGGTGGTATATTCCCATGCTGCCAGTATTGATTTTTCCGTGGATTTTAGTCGGGCATCCGTGGATTGTGAAATCCGATATTAAACTGAAGTGGAATTATCGGTTTCTGGCCGTTTGGATCGGATTTTCAATCGGCCTCTTTTCTCTAATCAGTGGGAAACAATTATACTATTTGGTCCCAACTCTTCCAGCTTTCAGCCTCTTAATAGGAAGAGGAATCTCCCGACTACCTAGGGAGTTGCGCGGCTTTTGGACCTTTCACAGGCGGATTGGAGCAATTTACGTTGGCTTGGGTTGTACTCTGAGCGTACTGGCTGGCAGTGTTTGGATCCAGGAAAAGATGATTCCTAGTAGTTTGGTCGCAACTTTGGGGATTGGACTAATTGTTTTGGGATCCGTCTTATTCATCTTCAGGAGCAAAACGGTGGATGGGAGTATAAGAGGTATCGCAATATTCTCCGTGATCGTATTTATCGTATTTTTGGTCGCGGTGCATCCCTTATTTGCAAGCCGTTATGATGTACGAAATGTCGCACGAATTTTGAAGGAGAAACAAGAAGCTGGATACGCAATAGTTAATTCCCTTAAATATTTTGGACAATTCCACTTCCTGGGGAGATTAGAGAAACCTTTAGTTGTCATTACGGATATAGAAAGTATCGGTAAATACATAAATAATAATGAAAAGGTCCTCATAATCAGTTATGAAGAAAGAGATAAAAATTTTGATCAAATAAATGTGTTGTACAATCAGCTTTATAGGGGAGGGAGACTCATCATTTGGAATGAAAAGGGAGTTCAAGATTTTATCGAAGGTCGATTGAGGTGA
- the yihX gene encoding Alpha-D-glucose 1-phosphate phosphatase YihX yields the protein MGLRKKLFIFDLGNVFIRTTYNKPFEVWGCYSGVSAAELLERFHFDEAFQQYERGEISSSQYFGHFRNLMRLGINEAQIVEGWNAIFDGIHESVVESINRIKKLSSVVALSNTNRAHVDSAVSLYSENFKLFDELYFSCEIGMRKPEERIYRFVLEKSGMDLNEVIFFDDDLRNVIGAREIGIESVHVVDGTTVKSWVQNYLDRVSSFSWC from the coding sequence ATGGGTTTACGTAAGAAACTTTTTATTTTCGATCTAGGTAACGTATTCATAAGGACAACCTATAATAAACCTTTCGAGGTTTGGGGATGTTACTCAGGAGTGTCAGCAGCTGAACTATTGGAGAGATTTCACTTTGATGAGGCATTTCAACAGTATGAACGGGGGGAAATCAGCAGTTCTCAATACTTTGGGCATTTCAGAAATCTGATGAGGCTTGGTATTAATGAGGCCCAGATTGTAGAAGGATGGAATGCGATTTTTGACGGGATCCATGAGAGTGTGGTGGAGTCAATTAATCGGATTAAGAAACTCAGCAGTGTGGTAGCTTTGAGTAATACTAACAGAGCGCATGTGGATAGTGCTGTGTCGCTCTATAGCGAGAATTTCAAGCTCTTTGATGAACTTTACTTCTCGTGCGAAATCGGGATGCGAAAGCCGGAAGAAAGAATTTATCGGTTTGTTTTAGAAAAATCTGGGATGGACCTGAATGAGGTCATCTTTTTCGATGATGACCTGAGGAATGTTATTGGAGCTAGAGAAATTGGAATTGAGTCTGTACATGTGGTTGATGGAACGACGGTGAAGAGTTGGGTTCAAAACTACCTAGACCGGGTGTCTAGCTTTTCGTGGTGTTAA